The stretch of DNA AGTGCTGCCTACGGTTATCTGCTTTAAAAAAGGCATTGTCGTAAAAAGGTAATATGTTATAACATATTGCCAGGACCAtgacatcctcccccggcagggatttgaacctgtggcttcgctacactcagccacagcACGAAACCCTCCCACACTAGGCCGGGTGCACAGGTTTGCTGCATGAAAACTTGGCAGTACTGATCAGATTGCTTGTTGTATATTCGCTGAGATAAATTTCATGGAAGAACTATTCACGGTAAAACCCAGGCTGAAATAAAACGGAATATCTGATTTGCTAATATCAAAGACATCGAAGCTTCGTGTGCAGTTGCGCACTCGGGCTAGTCAGGCAGggttttgaattctaatgaaaacgTGAAAGcctaaaaactaaaaatcttttttctaaatttgataatttttgcagaattctggGAGAGGGCAGAATGCGTGCTCCgagtaattttagaaaaatgaaatgcctAAATACAGGTATTTATCGTTTCTTTCAGACTCACTGGATTTCAAGATCTCGGAAGCACGGATGATTTCCAAACGtctgaattagaaaaaaagctcGCTGAATGCGGTGTGATCAGTTTTGAAGATGAAGATGTTCATAAAAAGACTATATTCGGTCGACAATCCGTGAATAAACACGAAGATTCGGATAGTGATTCCGACTGATTCTCACGCCGATTCCGACACTCGATTCCGTTTTGTTCACAATTACCGGATGGTACTAAACTACATACATTTCTTCATATTTCgttcaaaacttttttatactgaattttttaatgaataaaatctttatttatatcatttattatGTCTGGAAGAtacgaatttaaaattatcaaTCATCGGTTTTTAGTTCCCTCTTCTTCTTTTGCTGTTGACTCGATGCCGACAATTTTTTCCCGACGATAAAGATTCCTTCTCGGaaacaaaacaagaaatttcattcatactaaacatatttcatatatatttttctatgtaCAATAACACAAATAGCTGTAtacaatgtataaatattcattctTTCGGCTAAAAAAGTCTACAAACAAATCTCTTGCGGTAAATATAGAATTGAATCAAGCCGCAGATATCATTACATTCTTGTTTTCGGCTCCACTGATAATACTATCGGTAGACTCGAGGTTTTTACGCAATCGATCGTTCACCGGTTGAATAGTGATTATTATCCAACCGAAAACAGCTCCCGCAGCTCGTAGCGCGTTCATTATTCTCCACGTATTCAACGTCGCTTCAGATTCCTACAAATATATCGATGAATTTAGttatgttttcattttcacggGTATGTTGGTTAAAATGCAGGACCAagatccacagttctgtgtaAAGATATAACTCCGAGTTAacgcattgaaaatgaactaattttgaatcgtagttaactctaactcagaactgtggaactggagccAGGAAACAACTCATCTATCGTAACATAGATCCATTCATGAACTTATTACACATTTATTACATAATGCTTACAGATCAATCaatcattcctggatataaaggagttttaaagaagaaaattcaaaatattgagGAAGTGTccgcatcactttcatatacCGAAGACTCAAACTAAATCAATACCAGCactgtttatctcagtaaaccattaattcCAAGGTTGtgtaagcaaatttttatACTTTATAAATTATATGACTAACCTCGGTTTCTAATTCGGTAACCGTCTAATTGGGTAAACAAAAATCCTGGTCCAAACTGTACTGATTAAAGCGTAGTTTACCGTACAACTTTAAATATCTCCAATTGACTATTTCTCAATCAGGAATTTTGCTCAAAGTGATTTCAAGCACGcttaaaagcatttttctGTTTagttttaaggaatcaaggagtcgtagggacaaTAAACGGAAGGCAAGCCGACACTGACCTGTTGCGAACTCCATAAAGTGTTGTTGATATCCTCGAACAAgttgattttatcatcgatcgCCGCGATACTCAAACTCAACATCATCGTGATGAAATAAACGATGCACGAAATCGCGCCGGATTGTAACGTGATGCAGCGCAAGAAAAACAGTCGCGTCGGTCGGCCGATATCATAGCTGAAAAATACATACGATTCCAACAATCAAATATTACGAACAACAGTATACAGGATGGTTACTTGAAATGCACATTGTTTTCCTGGACTTTATCCATCTACTAAGAAGCCAATCAAtcaacacagtcaaatacgtaagacatagatGGAAACAGTTTGATTGTATGCACAATCTAACAATCTCAATATATTTCcatgacttttccctgatttttagctttgTTACAAAATTCCCTATTTCTCACATCAacatgatattttaaagaaaataaaattcccatacatgttttaagaaaataaaattccctgatttccaggcaAGTGGTCACCCTGCAGTATATTGAGGTGGTCGCTGGAATTAAACTTACCGATCGAAGGCGGAAACTGTACAAATGATAAACAGTAAGTAGTAGAGAGCTTGCGTAGGTAAAGCGACGCGTTGATAGTGTTTCAAAAAGTCGATGTAATCGAAATTCAAAGCCAACACGAACACCATGATGCAATGCCAGAACGCGAAACCGGCCAGCAACCCGTGACAGAATAGAGAAAACGTCTGGATAACCTTGTGCGTAGTCAGCGCCAGTGCCAGCGTCGTCCGGTCCGGTTGATCTAGGTATTCGTCGTCTAGTTGAGACTGTAATTCCTCCCACTTTCGAGCCAGTTTATCTTTGTTCTCGCTGCGAAATCCACCTTTTAAGTCCATAGtaaagaaaatagattttatagaCGCGATTCTAGTGAGAGTTTATTCTTTTAGCGAGAGTATTTGACTTCAAGAGTTGATCCTACGGTAAGTACAGTCAACCGCCGATATACTGCCATCATCGGTGCGCAACAAtttgggcggtatatcggggatgttttactatgtatttgtagagAGATGTATATTGAGAAAACCTGACGGTATGCGGTGGTGACGGTACATGGGAGGACAGTacatcgggggtgttttactactatgtatttgtattgagatgtacAATGAGAAAACCGGGCGGTAGCCAGGTGTGAGGGTGATATATcggggggttgactgtatttatGATAAGATAGGCAATAGCAGTTGGTTGACTTTTAAACCGACCTCTTTCCTCGATGAATAAACGCCCGACCGGTTGACTCTTCAGAGCAGCAGCCGTCGTTTGAGGCTTCGACGATTCATCCTCATCCTCCTCTTCATCTTCATCCTCGGTTTCTTTCGGTTTGTCGACGATGATGTCGTCTTTCAGATCGGCTAATTCCGCCGCTAATCCCTGATTTTCATGCGACTCTTCATCTCTATAAATTAGAGAGAACGGATACGAGTTTTAACAATGAATGCAAGTATTTCACTCCACACacattctggatccagtttcaaaGTTAGGGGTAAGAATTTGAGAACAAATTGACTGTTCAGTTCATCCTTGTCATAGCTTTTACATGTTTGCCACActgtagtcagtaacctaTCTTAATTCGGATGACTAGAGACTGCGCCCAGATTTCTCCGAATTATGAATTATAGTTTATACAAGGTTCCAGGTTAAATGGACCGAATATTTCATCCGAATTAAATGGAAATCCAGATTGAAAAATGCAAATTAAGTAAGTTCCACTGTATAAGCCCATTTAATTGTAAAGACTTACCGACAAAGATTAAAGGTCACTAATAGCGACATCGATACCTGACCAGTTATCCTTAGAGATAACTCTTATACCGTATTTTTTGTTcctccaggacccagttccacagttctgagttagagttaactctgagttaaaattagttcattttcaatgttttaactccgggtcaaatcttaactcacgactgtggaactgggtcctgatgaTGAGGTTTATAGTTTGAACCTCAAAACTGTAAGgtaataaactgtttttacagaagtaattgtgggttttattcGTTAACTTTATTTACACTGAGATTTACATCAGTTCACTGCAGTCATAACTCTTACACCATTACATACTTGAGTAGCTCAAGAACAACACCCAAGGGGCCACAAGCGGTATAGACTTCAAAATTGTACgctaaaaacaacaaaaatattggtGCATTCAATTTACCGGTAGACCTACCCGGAAGCTTCTACtggtttcttctttttgaCTCTCTTCTTTTTCGGTTTCTCTCCGGCTGTTTCGCCGGTTTGATCAGCACCACTCAATAAACTATTCTGACTCCCGTGTGGTTCCTGTtgtaacaaataaaaaacagatcatcatcattaaacaaacaaaaaagagaaaaagtaTGTTTCAGTGCAAGTTAGTcggtaacctgtctgtggtttagtttcacgatcggatattttcacaaaccacaaaaGGTTCGGCGTATTTCAAAAGGTACCAGTGCTAGTTTGTGAAGTAacccattaattgtggactgatgTCAATAGATAATACACTTTTGAAGCTTTACTTTTTCCAACAGTGTTTTGGCCcttattatcatttatataagCTCATTCGATTAttaaagcttaccaccaatgattaggtaactaaaATGCAAGGGAGAAGGTTACAGCACCTCCTCAGTGTTGTTAGTCGTAATAAGGATTTCAGGTGAAGTCATTATGAATGACGTACTTTAGTTTTTCTGCGTGGAGATCGTTTCCGTCGTCGCGGCGTCTCATCTAACTCATCGTCGGGTGTCGTTGCTCCATCCCTATCTTCGTCTCTCATTTTACTTCTTGGTCTCGTTCGTTTTTTCTTTATCGGTTCTTCGCCGTCGGTTGCCGTCATTGATTTGTCTTCGCCGTCTGGCGGTTGTTTCTTTGCACCTTTCTTGCCACCAACAGCGGGTTTCTTTTTACGAGGAGTTGGCACTTTTTCGCTGGCATCTTTAGTTTCATCCAGGTTAGCCGAATTCTCGTCCGGTTTACTGGCTGAAGTTGGAcgttttttctttctctttgtTTTCGGTTTATTTTCTGTCGGTTCTGCGGGTCCTGCGCCCTCGCCTGTACCCGCTAAAGGGGGCAATTTTCGACGAATTCCGTCCAGTTTGTTGCTATCATCGTCCGCcatttttaaacaaaaatattgtagCGCAGTAGCTGTAACGAATCGTAATGATAAGATTGTTGCGCGGAGATTATTTATCGACACGAACAGACCTACTGCGGAAATAACCCCAATTAAACAAAAGAATGTTAAAAAGTCCTCGCCaagaaacaagaaatcaaacacataaaattcaattataaatataatgtatttgaatatttatcatAATTCTAGCGTTCATACTCAACCCATTCAGCTTAcaatatttcgtaatttcgtaaaatacatttcaacCATTCGTTAAACACATGTATAACAACTATATCATTCACAAAAAGTGCAAGAATTTAcaaaaagatttaattaaataacaaaaatcaCGG from Tubulanus polymorphus chromosome 11, tnTubPoly1.2, whole genome shotgun sequence encodes:
- the LOC141913027 gene encoding transmembrane protein 237-like translates to MADDDSNKLDGIRRKLPPLAGTGEGAGPAEPTENKPKTKRKKKRPTSASKPDENSANLDETKDASEKVPTPRKKKPAVGGKKGAKKQPPDGEDKSMTATDGEEPIKKKRTRPRSKMRDEDRDGATTPDDELDETPRRRKRSPRRKTKEPHGSQNSLLSGADQTGETAGEKPKKKRVKKKKPVEASGDEESHENQGLAAELADLKDDIIVDKPKETEDEDEEEDEDESSKPQTTAAALKSQPVGRLFIEERGGFRSENKDKLARKWEELQSQLDDEYLDQPDRTTLALALTTHKVIQTFSLFCHGLLAGFAFWHCIMVFVLALNFDYIDFLKHYQRVALPTQALYYLLFIICTVSAFDRYDIGRPTRLFFLRCITLQSGAISCIVYFITMMLSLSIAAIDDKINLFEDINNTLWSSQQESEATLNTWRIMNALRAAGAVFGWIIITIQPVNDRLRKNLESTDSIISGAENKNVMISAA